The Flavobacterium jumunjinense genome includes a region encoding these proteins:
- a CDS encoding single-stranded DNA-binding protein, which produces MNGTLNKVLLIGHLGDEVKMHYFDGGNCIGRFPLATNEVYINKTTGEKITSTEWHNLVVRNKAAEICEKYLTKGDKIYIEGRIKSRQWQAEDGTTKYTTEIQVTEFTFLSTKKDLDSGNKQNMKSDSSESLKNTNFDASKNASQNDDLPF; this is translated from the coding sequence ATGAACGGTACATTAAATAAAGTTCTTTTGATAGGGCATTTGGGAGATGAAGTGAAAATGCATTACTTCGATGGGGGTAATTGTATTGGGCGATTTCCTTTAGCCACGAATGAAGTTTATATAAATAAAACAACAGGAGAAAAAATAACATCTACAGAATGGCACAATCTTGTTGTTCGAAATAAAGCGGCCGAAATATGTGAAAAGTATCTTACTAAAGGAGATAAAATATACATTGAAGGAAGAATTAAGTCAAGACAATGGCAAGCTGAAGACGGAACTACTAAATATACTACAGAAATACAAGTGACTGAATTTACGTTTCTTTCAACTAAAAAAGATTTAGATTCTGGGAACAAACAAAATATGAAATCTGATAGTTCAGAGTCGCTAAAAAACACTAATTTTGACGCTTCAAAAAACGCATCTCAAAACGATGATTTGCCTTTTTAA
- the gldE gene encoding gliding motility-associated protein GldE, with the protein MDPDPSSYLNSINFELLINLVIVFLLLICSAFISGSEVALFSLSQKDLDDMTLEDFNRGTLISKLLEKPKKLLATILVANNFINIAVVILFSSISEKLFSSINSDVLRFVLEVIVVTFLILLFGEVLPKIYANRNNITFSKAVSLPISILDKLLTPLTIPMRNIILYVEKKFSVQKTSFSVDQLSQALELTNQSETTQEEQKILEGIVTFGNTEVRQVMSPRIDIFAIEIGKRFAEIIDEIVEKGYSRIPVYKESIDHIEGVLFIKDLIPYIDEMEFNWQKLIRKPFFIPENKKLDNLLKEFQLMKNHLAIVVDEYGGTSGLVSLQDILEEIVGDISDEFDDENIIFSQIDDKNYLFEGKISLKDFYRIIDVNGVEFEEQKGEAETLAGFVLEISGNFPKKMQKITFSNYVFTVESLDKRRIKQIKVTLS; encoded by the coding sequence TTGGATCCAGATCCTTCCAGTTATTTAAATTCGATAAATTTTGAGTTGCTAATAAATTTAGTAATTGTTTTTTTATTGTTAATATGTTCCGCATTTATTTCCGGATCAGAAGTTGCATTATTTTCCTTGTCTCAGAAAGATTTAGACGACATGACGTTAGAAGACTTCAATAGAGGAACGTTAATCTCAAAATTACTTGAAAAACCAAAAAAATTATTAGCAACAATATTAGTAGCCAATAATTTTATAAATATTGCTGTTGTAATATTGTTTTCTTCAATTAGTGAAAAGCTTTTTAGCTCTATAAATTCAGATGTGCTTCGTTTCGTTCTAGAAGTAATTGTTGTTACTTTTTTAATATTGTTGTTTGGAGAAGTTTTACCAAAAATTTACGCAAACAGGAATAATATTACTTTCTCAAAAGCAGTATCATTACCGATTTCTATTTTAGATAAATTGTTAACGCCATTAACGATTCCAATGCGTAATATAATTCTATATGTAGAAAAGAAATTTAGTGTTCAAAAAACAAGCTTTTCGGTCGATCAATTGTCTCAGGCATTAGAGCTGACAAATCAATCGGAAACTACTCAAGAAGAACAGAAAATTTTAGAAGGAATTGTTACTTTTGGTAATACCGAAGTGCGACAAGTAATGAGTCCGCGAATTGATATTTTTGCTATTGAAATTGGAAAGCGTTTTGCAGAAATAATAGATGAAATTGTAGAAAAAGGATATTCTAGAATACCAGTCTATAAAGAAAGTATAGATCATATTGAAGGAGTTTTGTTTATAAAAGATCTAATTCCTTATATTGATGAGATGGAATTTAATTGGCAAAAATTAATACGAAAGCCATTTTTTATTCCAGAGAACAAAAAGTTAGATAATTTATTGAAAGAATTTCAGTTAATGAAGAATCATTTAGCTATCGTTGTTGATGAATACGGTGGAACTTCAGGATTGGTTTCTTTACAAGATATTTTGGAAGAAATAGTTGGCGATATTAGTGATGAGTTTGATGATGAAAATATTATTTTTTCTCAAATAGATGATAAAAATTATCTTTTTGAAGGAAAAATAAGCTTGAAAGACTTCTATAGAATAATAGATGTTAACGGTGTTGAATTTGAAGAACAAAAAGGCGAAGCAGAAACTTTAGCAGGTTTTGTGCTTGAAATTTCTGGTAATTTTCCAAAGAAAATGCAAAAAATAACATTTTCAAATTATGTTTTTACTGTAGAAAGTTTAGATAAAAGAAGAATAAAACAAATAAAAGTTACGTTAAGTTAA